One region of Quercus lobata isolate SW786 chromosome 2, ValleyOak3.0 Primary Assembly, whole genome shotgun sequence genomic DNA includes:
- the LOC115976892 gene encoding uncharacterized protein LOC115976892, whose translation MATKDFNSNDDEAVSIERGRLYRAALNGDWKSIKDIQKIQRKITKKGETTLHIAAAANQEEFVRNLLKTMIKDNLTAENTVGNTALTYAAATGNVNIAMAMLEKNHQLPNLGSGIKPLYMAASLGHGQMTNYLYSRTKERVREWDDKEQAKLFIACVKGGLYGVALQMLEDNSNLAAAGNSDGETALHVLARNPSAFVSEIRPWLKLKQENSKQSQASELFEKCLQAYRDDVENLNETSVISHVLFDAVEVGNTEFLVKLIRFDFDLLWKTRNSKSIFHIAVEKRHECIFNILNEIGSIGDLIIDRIEEDGGNILHLAAGLAPQEKLNAISGAALQMQREILWFKEVEKVVSPTFKEMKNTKGDTPYVLFAKNHEELRKQGEKWMRNTAEYSMVVAILIGLIMFPREKADGLKDSPNLVRVFSVSSAIALFCSSTSLVMFLSILTSRYSYNDFLVWLPVRLMIGVASLFISIAAMMVAFSASFWSDNHNHQELPLIFVVIGLFACVPIICVLLKYRLFVDIVRSTFFRFRKHRRLL comes from the exons GCAGTCAGTATAGAGCGTGGGAGGCTTTATCGGGCTGCACTAAATGGTGACTGGAAATCTATCAAGGACatacaaaaaattcaaagaaaaattacaaagaaaggaGAAACCACTCTTCATATTGCTGCTGCAGCAAACCAAGAAGAATTTGTAAGGAATTTATTGAAGACGATGATTAAAGACAACCTAACAGCTGAAAACACTGTTGGGAATACTGCCTTGACCTATGCTGCTGCAACTGGAAATGTGAATATTGCCATGGCGATGCTGGAGAAAAATCATCAGCTGCCAAACCTCGGTAGTGGGATAAAGCCACTCTATATGGCTGCTTCCTTAGGACACGGACAAATGACGAATTATCTTTATTCTCGGACTAAAGAGAGAGTTCGCGAGTGGGATGACAAAGAACAGGCTAAACTATTTATCGCATGTGTTAAGGGTGGCTTATATG GAGTAGCATTGCAAATGCTGGAGGACAACTCTAATTTAGCTGCAGCTGGAAACTCGGATGGAGAAACTGCATTGCATGTGTTAGCTCGCAATCCTTCCGCATTTGTTAGTGAAATTCGACCat GGTTGAAGTTAAAACAGGAAAACTCGAAGCAATCTCAAGCCAGTGAACTGTTTGAAAAATGTCTTCAGGCTTACAGAGATGATGTTGAGAATTTGAACGAAACCTCAGTGATTTCACATGTTCTGTTTGATGCAGTAGAAGTAGGCAACACTGAATTCTTGGTTAAACTTATTCGTTTTGACTTTGATTTATTATGGAAAACAAGAAACAGTAAAAGCATATTTCATATTGCTGTTGAGAAGCGCCATGAATGCATCTTCAATATACTTAATGAGATAGGCTCAATTGGAGATCTAATAATAGATAGaatagaagaagatggaggCAACATTTTGCATTTAGCTGCAGGATTGGCACCTCAAGAGAAGCTGAATGCTATATCAGGAGCAGCTCTTCAAATGCAACGAGAAATATTATGGTTCAAG GAGGTGGAAAAGGTTGTAAGCCCTACattcaaagaaatgaaaaataccAAGGGGGATACACCGTATGTTTTATTTGCGAAGAACCACGAGGAGTTAAGGAAGCAGGGCGAGAAATGGATGAGGAACACAGCTGAGTATTCTATGGTGGTTGCAATACTAATTGGGTTGATAATGTTTCCTCGAGAAAAAGCTGATGGATTAAAGGATAGTCCTAACCTTGTTCGGGTCTTTTCAGTTTCAAGTGCAATAGCATTATTTTGCTCTTCAACATCCCTAGTAATGTTTTTATCCATCCTTACCTCTCGTTATTCATACAATGACTTTCTTGTATGGTTACCAGTTAGGTTGATGATTGGAGTGGCTTCACTTTTCATCTCAATTGCCGCCATGATGGTTGCATTTTCTGCATCATTTTGGTCAGATAATCATAATCATCAGGAATTGCCATTGATCTTCGTTGTCATTGGTTTATTTGCTTGTGTGCCAATCATTTGCGTGTTGCTGAAGTATCGCCTATTTGTTGATATAGTCCGATCTACCTTCTTTCGGTTTCGGAAACATCGACGTCTACTTTAG